A genomic window from Bacillota bacterium includes:
- a CDS encoding TrpB-like pyridoxal phosphate-dependent enzyme → MRDATTKFILKEEQMATAWYNIVPDLPFQLDPPLHPATLKPIGPQDLAPLFPMALIEQEVSSSRSVDIPGEILDVYRLWRPTPLFRARRLEAALGTPARIYYKYEGVSPAGSHKPNTSVAQAYYNKLEGTRRLSTETGAGQWGSALAMACSLFGLDCSVYMVRVSYEQKPYRRSLMQVYGAEVTPSPSDKTQSGRSILAKDPDSPGSLGIAISEAVEDAATHDDTKYSLGSVLNHVLLHQTVIGLEAQQQMAMAGDEPDFVVGCCGGGSNFAGLSFPFLKPVLECMRTGGTLNGPRFIAVEPAACPTLTRGVYAYDFGDTAGVAPVAKMYTLGHAFVPAGIHAGGLRYHGESPLVSALYHHGLIEARAVKQIPVFEAATTFARTEGILPAPESAHAIRTAIDLALEARETGKEPAILFGLSGHGHFDLAAYEAYAAGRLQDYEHPQDEIDRALADLPKV, encoded by the coding sequence ATGCGAGACGCGACGACCAAGTTCATTCTCAAAGAAGAACAGATGGCCACGGCATGGTATAACATCGTACCGGACCTGCCATTCCAGCTCGATCCGCCACTGCATCCTGCGACTCTCAAACCCATCGGTCCGCAAGACCTGGCCCCGCTGTTTCCGATGGCTCTCATCGAACAAGAGGTTTCCTCAAGTCGCTCGGTCGACATCCCCGGCGAGATCCTGGACGTTTACAGACTGTGGAGGCCTACGCCCCTCTTCCGCGCGAGGCGACTCGAAGCCGCTCTGGGCACGCCTGCCAGGATCTACTACAAGTACGAGGGCGTGAGCCCGGCGGGCAGTCACAAGCCGAACACATCTGTTGCCCAGGCCTATTACAACAAACTTGAAGGGACGAGGCGACTGTCCACAGAGACAGGGGCGGGGCAGTGGGGGTCCGCGCTTGCGATGGCGTGTTCCTTGTTCGGGCTCGATTGCTCGGTATACATGGTGCGAGTGAGTTACGAACAGAAGCCCTACAGGCGTTCGCTCATGCAGGTCTATGGCGCGGAAGTAACGCCGAGTCCGAGTGACAAGACGCAATCTGGCCGCTCAATACTCGCCAAGGATCCGGATTCGCCCGGAAGCCTGGGTATCGCGATCAGCGAGGCAGTGGAGGACGCGGCGACACACGACGACACCAAGTACTCGCTGGGGAGCGTTCTGAACCACGTGCTGCTGCACCAGACTGTCATAGGCCTGGAGGCCCAGCAGCAAATGGCCATGGCGGGGGATGAACCCGATTTCGTCGTTGGATGCTGCGGCGGCGGCAGCAACTTCGCCGGGCTCTCGTTCCCGTTCCTCAAACCTGTGCTCGAATGTATGCGGACTGGGGGAACACTCAACGGGCCCAGGTTCATCGCGGTCGAGCCCGCTGCGTGTCCGACCCTCACCCGCGGCGTGTATGCGTACGACTTCGGTGATACCGCCGGCGTGGCCCCGGTGGCCAAGATGTATACGCTGGGCCACGCTTTCGTGCCGGCCGGGATCCATGCAGGGGGCTTGCGTTACCACGGTGAGTCGCCGTTGGTGAGCGCGCTATACCATCACGGGCTGATCGAAGCGAGGGCCGTCAAACAGATTCCCGTGTTCGAAGCCGCCACCACGTTCGCCCGTACTGAAGGGATACTGCCGGCCCCGGAATCCGCACACGCAATACGAACGGCGATCGATCTGGCGCTGGAGGCCAGAGAAACCGGCAAGGAGCCTGCGATTCTATTCGGGCTGAGTGGCCACGGGCACTTCGACCTGGCTGCCTACGAGGCCTACGCTGCAGGTAGACTGCAGGACTACGAGCATCCCCAGGATGAGATAGACAGGGCGTTGGCGGACCTGCCGAAGGTATGA
- a CDS encoding cupin domain-containing protein yields MEKVNMAQKFGLFADYWKPRIAGELNDSYVKLAKLKGEFIWHHHDNEDELFFVVKGELVIRLKDGEFNLQEGEFLIVPKGVEHLPVADDEVWVMLIEPKSTLNTGNVKNERTVEHVDRV; encoded by the coding sequence ATGGAAAAGGTGAACATGGCCCAGAAGTTTGGGCTATTCGCAGACTACTGGAAACCCAGGATCGCCGGTGAGTTGAACGACTCTTACGTTAAGCTGGCCAAGCTAAAGGGTGAGTTCATTTGGCATCACCACGACAATGAAGACGAACTGTTCTTCGTCGTTAAAGGAGAACTGGTGATCCGCCTGAAAGACGGGGAATTCAACCTGCAAGAAGGGGAGTTCCTGATTGTCCCCAAAGGCGTTGAGCACTTGCCCGTCGCCGATGACGAGGTATGGGTGATGCTAATTGAGCCGAAATCCACCCTCAACACCGGCAACGTTAAGAACGAAAGAACAGTCGAGCACGTGGACCGAGTCTAG
- a CDS encoding S-layer homology domain-containing protein produces the protein MRLGKGLSVVLCTMLLLSVSAFSVLANGSDSRELHVAVVAEALSSPVQVPADSPVVVTELPQKEKHWVYDELAEFKQRIVAIAGTDSQYDGISEHDKSIIRNYILNEEYLDQPIKAEYWAVLLNAVLKLPADSKERLLDMYVHDLATGDEIAREDAVGGMVKLLSLQYLRGYSTAEELEPAKALKDLQAVSDRQNALVRTAYSAGLVDSRTVEYFRPKERLTVAEAISMVYRVVTKYNVTYSSTGERDKQEPAVPVRVGWVDAELQRYRERLQRKLVALKTAESILTDGRVGNDERLNAAVSVEQWSEVLRSTLGISDQKVVHSYTFGLVQGDTVPRDVAVAGLVKLLHYTGMVRGRDASERERLAAAVAFGDYSQAFDTSKLAIAYSEGLVRGYPDHTFRPKQALTKGEALILMLSVIERCM, from the coding sequence TTGAGACTGGGGAAAGGACTGAGCGTTGTACTATGCACCATGCTGCTCTTGAGTGTTAGCGCCTTTTCGGTCCTCGCCAATGGCAGTGACTCTCGCGAGCTACACGTAGCCGTAGTCGCTGAAGCCCTGAGTAGCCCGGTCCAGGTGCCAGCCGACAGCCCGGTTGTCGTGACTGAATTACCGCAAAAGGAGAAGCACTGGGTATATGATGAGCTGGCGGAATTCAAGCAAAGGATAGTTGCCATAGCGGGGACGGACAGCCAGTATGACGGCATCAGTGAGCATGATAAGAGTATCATACGAAACTACATATTGAACGAAGAGTACCTGGACCAGCCGATCAAGGCCGAGTACTGGGCCGTCTTGTTGAACGCCGTCCTGAAGCTGCCCGCTGACAGCAAGGAACGACTGCTGGACATGTATGTGCATGACCTGGCGACCGGAGACGAAATCGCCCGTGAGGACGCGGTGGGTGGCATGGTGAAACTGCTATCGCTCCAATACCTCAGGGGGTACAGCACCGCAGAAGAGCTGGAACCCGCAAAGGCGCTGAAGGATCTGCAAGCTGTAAGCGACCGCCAGAACGCACTTGTACGCACAGCCTACAGTGCGGGATTGGTAGACTCAAGGACAGTTGAGTACTTCAGGCCCAAGGAAAGGCTTACAGTGGCAGAGGCCATTTCTATGGTTTACCGTGTTGTCACGAAGTACAACGTCACCTATAGCAGTACCGGAGAGCGCGACAAACAAGAGCCGGCCGTACCTGTCCGTGTTGGGTGGGTTGATGCCGAACTGCAGCGATACCGGGAGAGGTTGCAGAGGAAGCTCGTGGCGCTCAAGACTGCCGAATCCATTCTGACGGATGGAAGAGTTGGAAATGACGAGAGATTGAACGCGGCTGTGAGCGTGGAACAGTGGAGTGAAGTGTTAAGGTCGACCCTTGGAATAAGCGATCAGAAAGTCGTACACTCGTACACTTTCGGCCTGGTTCAGGGCGACACCGTACCTCGTGATGTGGCGGTCGCCGGCCTGGTCAAGTTGCTTCATTATACGGGGATGGTCAGGGGAAGGGATGCGTCGGAACGGGAGAGGCTCGCCGCGGCGGTTGCATTCGGTGACTACAGTCAGGCATTCGACACGAGTAAGCTGGCCATCGCATATAGCGAGGGGCTGGTCAGAGGATACCCTGACCACACATTCCGCCCCAAGCAGGCGCTTACCAAGGGTGAAGCATTGATACTGATGCTCAGTGTCATTGAGAGGTGTATGTGA
- a CDS encoding DUF4846 domain-containing protein yields the protein MAFAVSCAPGAQNARERSPGAPNPSSPGQSASVPSSEVLPGPASTSGTPKNRLVNPTGRTVKERFRTPEGFERSPVAAGSFGKFLRDLPLKPDGTKVQYYDGRVKAHDVYEAVVAVDVGDRDLQQCADAVMRLRAEYLYKHKRYDQIHFNFANGFSADYSKWMDGYRVVVEGNRSSWVKRTGASNTYQDFRRYLDVVFAYANTVSLAKQMKPVPVSQMRIGDVFVDQGHALIVVDMAETTTPGKRLFMIAQSYMPAQDIQILRNPSNEDLSPWYELDFGETLHTPEWTFTNRDLRRFD from the coding sequence ATGGCGTTCGCAGTCTCGTGCGCGCCAGGTGCTCAGAACGCTCGGGAGCGATCGCCCGGCGCCCCAAACCCTTCCTCACCGGGGCAATCCGCCAGCGTACCGAGCAGCGAGGTACTCCCCGGCCCAGCCTCGACGAGTGGGACCCCGAAGAACAGACTGGTGAACCCCACCGGCAGGACTGTCAAGGAAAGGTTCCGGACACCCGAGGGGTTTGAACGCTCCCCCGTCGCGGCAGGCTCGTTCGGGAAGTTCCTGAGAGACCTGCCGCTGAAGCCGGACGGCACGAAGGTCCAGTACTACGACGGACGAGTGAAGGCACACGACGTCTATGAGGCGGTCGTGGCCGTGGACGTCGGCGACAGGGATCTCCAGCAGTGCGCTGACGCGGTGATGAGATTGAGAGCGGAGTATCTGTACAAGCACAAGAGATACGACCAAATCCATTTCAACTTCGCCAACGGCTTCAGTGCCGACTACAGCAAATGGATGGACGGGTACAGGGTTGTCGTGGAGGGCAACCGCAGTTCCTGGGTCAAGAGGACGGGAGCGTCCAATACCTACCAGGACTTCCGAAGGTATCTGGACGTGGTGTTCGCCTATGCCAACACAGTCTCCCTGGCAAAGCAGATGAAACCAGTGCCTGTGTCCCAAATGCGGATCGGGGACGTGTTCGTAGACCAGGGGCACGCGTTAATCGTGGTAGATATGGCCGAGACAACGACCCCCGGCAAGAGGCTATTCATGATTGCACAGAGCTACATGCCGGCACAGGACATACAGATCCTCAGGAACCCGTCGAACGAAGACCTGAGCCCGTGGTATGAATTGGACTTCGGCGAGACGCTGCACACTCCCGAGTGGACTTTCACAAACAGGGATCTGAGAAGGTTCGACTGA
- the typA gene encoding translational GTPase TypA, which yields MTAQSIRNVAIIAHVDHGKTTLVDALLKQSGVFRTNQQVAERLLDSNELERERGITILAKNTSLSYGGVKVNIVDTPGHADFGGEVERILSMVDGALLVVDAGEGPMPQTRFVLNKALDHRLKIILVVNKIDRVDARPAEVVDKVLDLFISLGAGEEQIDFPVVYTDARRGIATLDPDLAAAYSGLARTGGTPALEEGIRPVLDEILRSIPAPKVAAGGQLQMMVSTLTRDDYLGRIAIGRITRGTLKRGQGVAVCRLDGSRVKAQIASIHIYHGLKRLEIDEAVAGDIVAVAGLDDVAIGETVADPDYPDPLPPIRVDEPTVMMTFLVNDSPFAGRDGAFVTSRHLRDRLYRESEKDVSLKVQDMGSADAFLVSGRGELHLSILMETMRREGYEMAVSKPKVIFREDKGQTLEPFEYLSVDVPEEYVGAVMEEAGPRKGEMVDMRGSGQGRVRLDFSIPTRGLMGFRPAFLTATRGTGVMTYSFDGYRPHRGAIDTRRQGSMIAWETGVTTTYALHNAQERGTLFLGPGEEVYAGQVVGEHCRPRDLDINVCKKKHLTNVRSSVSDITLHLTPPRRLSLEESLEWIGDDELVEVTPKAIRLRKVTLDRHERYRQRGTVVEEPETD from the coding sequence ATGACCGCACAGTCCATCAGGAATGTGGCCATCATCGCGCACGTTGACCACGGCAAGACTACGCTGGTCGACGCGCTCTTGAAGCAGTCAGGCGTCTTTCGCACGAACCAGCAGGTCGCGGAGCGACTCCTGGACTCCAACGAGCTGGAGAGGGAGCGCGGCATCACCATACTGGCGAAGAATACCTCCCTGTCCTACGGTGGAGTGAAGGTAAACATCGTAGACACGCCGGGGCACGCTGACTTCGGCGGGGAGGTCGAGCGAATCCTCAGCATGGTCGACGGCGCGCTACTCGTGGTGGACGCCGGTGAGGGGCCGATGCCCCAGACCCGCTTCGTTCTGAATAAAGCCCTGGATCACAGGCTGAAGATTATCCTCGTGGTCAACAAGATAGACCGCGTCGACGCCCGGCCCGCCGAAGTGGTGGACAAGGTCCTGGACCTGTTCATATCGCTGGGAGCCGGTGAAGAGCAGATAGACTTCCCCGTTGTCTACACTGACGCGCGTAGGGGCATCGCTACGCTCGACCCGGATCTTGCGGCGGCGTACTCGGGCCTCGCCAGGACCGGTGGGACGCCAGCGCTGGAAGAAGGCATCCGGCCCGTCCTCGACGAGATCCTCCGCTCCATCCCCGCTCCGAAGGTGGCAGCTGGCGGCCAACTCCAGATGATGGTGAGTACCCTGACCCGCGATGATTACCTCGGCCGGATCGCCATTGGCCGAATCACCCGCGGTACGCTCAAGAGGGGTCAGGGGGTTGCCGTCTGTCGCCTCGACGGCTCCAGGGTCAAGGCTCAGATCGCTTCCATCCACATCTATCACGGCCTCAAGCGCCTGGAGATCGACGAGGCCGTTGCGGGCGACATCGTGGCGGTTGCGGGGCTGGATGATGTGGCGATCGGGGAAACGGTGGCCGATCCGGACTATCCGGACCCCCTCCCCCCCATCCGGGTCGACGAGCCGACAGTCATGATGACATTCCTGGTGAACGATAGCCCGTTCGCGGGCCGCGATGGAGCATTCGTTACCTCGCGCCACCTGAGGGACAGGCTGTACCGCGAGTCCGAGAAGGACGTCAGCCTGAAGGTACAGGACATGGGCAGCGCCGACGCGTTCCTGGTGAGCGGGCGCGGCGAGCTCCATTTGTCCATACTCATGGAGACAATGCGCAGGGAAGGGTACGAAATGGCGGTCTCGAAGCCGAAGGTCATTTTCCGCGAGGATAAGGGGCAGACGCTCGAACCGTTCGAGTACCTCTCCGTCGATGTACCCGAAGAGTACGTCGGCGCTGTGATGGAGGAGGCGGGGCCCAGAAAGGGCGAGATGGTCGATATGAGGGGTTCCGGCCAGGGTAGGGTCCGGCTGGATTTCTCGATCCCGACCCGCGGCCTGATGGGATTCAGGCCCGCGTTTCTCACCGCAACGAGGGGTACCGGCGTGATGACGTACTCCTTCGATGGATACAGGCCGCACAGAGGGGCAATTGACACGCGGAGGCAGGGCTCAATGATCGCCTGGGAAACGGGCGTTACGACCACGTACGCGCTGCACAACGCCCAGGAGCGGGGGACACTATTCTTGGGCCCCGGCGAGGAGGTCTACGCCGGACAGGTGGTTGGTGAGCACTGTAGGCCACGTGATCTCGACATAAACGTGTGCAAGAAAAAGCACCTGACCAACGTGAGGTCCAGCGTGAGCGATATCACGTTGCACCTGACGCCGCCGCGCCGGCTCAGTCTCGAGGAGTCACTGGAGTGGATCGGTGACGACGAGCTGGTGGAGGTGACGCCGAAGGCCATACGCCTGCGGAAGGTGACCCTGGACAGGCATGAGAGGTACCGCCAGCGGGGCACTGTTGTCGAGGAGCCGGAAACGGACTAA
- the nagA gene encoding N-acetylglucosamine-6-phosphate deacetylase, giving the protein MNSLVIRHGRIVTPEGICRGDLLVSDGKIAELRPAEVASRCPAGASAGTGGDRLAAVHELDAGGAFVVPGFIDVHVHGAGGADPMCGDPASLQSMARTLASWGVTAFLATTMTAPLPDLFRALENIATARERSRQPGWGGASILGAHCEGPYFNPRRCGAQPIDHLRQPDLGEVRELYAAGHVSLRIMSLAPELPGALPVIEWLVSHGVVVGAAHSAATWDEAERAVEAGLSHATHLFNAMRPLHHREPGVAGLALTDDRIWVEVIADGQHLHPAVVRLAWRAKGPARMGIVTDLTQLAGLPPGKYTFSGQEVTLTADAATLSEAGGLAGSVTPACRVFRNLLSWGFGPVEAATLMSYNPARRMGIEDRKGSITPGKDADLVIVKESGDVVTTIVGGEPVYLAKGAKQPYSRSPG; this is encoded by the coding sequence GTGAATTCACTGGTCATCCGCCACGGAAGGATCGTGACTCCAGAGGGGATTTGCCGCGGGGACCTGCTGGTAAGCGACGGGAAGATCGCTGAGTTGAGGCCGGCGGAGGTGGCATCACGGTGTCCGGCGGGGGCCAGCGCGGGGACCGGCGGGGATCGACTTGCCGCCGTCCACGAGCTCGACGCCGGAGGGGCTTTCGTCGTGCCGGGCTTCATCGACGTTCACGTCCACGGCGCCGGCGGGGCAGACCCAATGTGCGGGGATCCGGCATCGCTACAGTCCATGGCGCGAACGCTGGCCTCGTGGGGCGTTACGGCCTTCCTGGCCACCACGATGACAGCCCCGCTGCCCGACTTGTTCCGGGCGCTTGAGAACATCGCGACGGCCAGGGAGCGGTCGCGTCAACCAGGCTGGGGAGGCGCCTCAATACTGGGGGCCCATTGCGAGGGGCCCTACTTTAACCCTCGAAGGTGTGGGGCCCAGCCCATCGACCACCTCCGGCAGCCGGACCTGGGCGAGGTACGTGAACTGTACGCCGCAGGCCACGTCTCGCTCCGGATCATGAGCCTGGCGCCGGAACTCCCGGGCGCCCTGCCGGTCATTGAGTGGCTTGTGAGTCACGGGGTAGTAGTAGGTGCGGCGCACTCCGCCGCCACCTGGGATGAGGCCGAGCGTGCAGTGGAGGCGGGTTTGAGCCACGCCACGCACCTGTTCAACGCAATGCGGCCGCTGCATCACAGGGAGCCGGGCGTTGCCGGCCTGGCCCTGACCGATGATCGTATCTGGGTCGAGGTAATCGCGGACGGCCAACACCTCCACCCGGCCGTGGTTCGCCTTGCCTGGCGGGCCAAGGGCCCCGCCCGCATGGGCATTGTCACCGACCTCACGCAACTGGCGGGCCTCCCGCCCGGCAAGTATACGTTCTCGGGCCAGGAAGTCACGCTCACTGCAGACGCAGCGACTTTGAGTGAAGCGGGAGGCCTCGCAGGCAGTGTGACCCCGGCCTGCCGCGTCTTCCGAAACCTCCTGTCCTGGGGATTCGGCCCCGTCGAAGCCGCCACGCTGATGAGCTATAACCCCGCGCGAAGGATGGGCATTGAGGATCGTAAGGGTAGCATAACCCCCGGTAAGGATGCGGATTTGGTGATCGTCAAGGAGTCCGGTGATGTAGTGACTACTATCGTAGGCGGGGAACCGGTGTACTTGGCGAAAGGAGCTAAACAGCCGTATTCAAGAAGCCCAGGCTGA